A part of Novipirellula artificiosorum genomic DNA contains:
- a CDS encoding sulfatase-like hydrolase/transferase translates to MKNISVFSVLVILLIGSSNLSLGAVRESVELDCDWRFTFYEIYNDAEAEGPLKLGPEGLEAADYDDDAWRTVNLPHDWAIEGDYASDHPTRDNAGYVQAGIGWYRKTIDLPASWQGKRLWLEFDGVFRKSTVWVNGVELGHRPYGWISFGYDITEAVAGQDKAVIAVRVDNSQQNAARWYTGSGIYAPVRLAVTDPVHISPWGTFVRAEVGSDSAVLMMDTEIANAGPSDEAVEVRNLILDPEGHEVARDTVNRTVDAETTESITQRIQLAKPQLWSCQSPTLYTAISEIYLGQRCIDRYETRFGIRTVNWRNESGFWLNGENVKLKGVCNHQDAGPLGAAVPDKILRFRLQQLKNMGCNAIRTSHNPQTPAFYDFCDEMGILVMDEIFDGWKRKAPADYGAYDFDEWWRRDLRDWIRRDRNHPSVVIWSVGNETQRSDVPMGKWIVDLCHELDPTRQVTSGGSDSRSMDVHGENGRSEVSTFPRTHGAKIDQPFVATEYPHTWQVRGFYKTQTWYRDGYPNPKQKPSFIPDLTLDEIFFLDWTEAANKTNAKKQIFNSSYDNGTVRISARQAWQQVRDLPWWSGQFRWTGHDYLGEAGYVHGGWPFKAFMGGAIDLCNFEKDLYYLYQSQWTDKPMVHLLPHWTHPTMTTGTEIPVWAYSNCDEVELFLNGESLGRDKPGTEWDEMQCEWLVPWTPGQLKAIGYRGGKAVAEAVHRTAATPARVALSSDTPQLAVDGKDIAQVTAAQQDAEGSFYPYGENRVYFYLDGPARLRALGSGSPIDVEPHYNVNSRVTFFGLAKAYVEATHEAGPITLTAAAICGEKRQITSDRVSIDVQQLALRGSSASAKVQVFYTTDGTKPTHQSVRYEHAFPVPLGTTVKAAVFVDNQRILDLEERFAENEGFDWGGKQAIAESSEKWGEEGEQAEKTQLSGVTRKSKQGSAFHGDGYVELPGEGAITWFIENDGDATDYDLVFRYTGEDPQGGRPMRLELNGEVVVTKMLLKNTGSWRSHWKTWTTRQRLQQGANEIRLSTLGQGGMSIDEVLVKPVERDVDPNQADSDRDGTPDAVEVAKGLDPNDPTQRLDRPNIIFILADDLGYGDLGVLWQNSVAGSKKFATPNFDRMAAEGLILNQHYTGAPVCAPARGTLLTGVHQGHCTIRNTDFDNALEHNFTLGNTLQRAGYATALIGKYGLQGAGTSPATWTAYPTKRGFDFFHGYVRHADGHQHYPANEWRLGNSKPHRSPKELYENDREISADLDKCFTPDLFTARAKKWIIDHHAASAEQAFFLYLAFDTPHAALQLPTSAYPEGAGTKGGVQWMGTPGHMINTASGDVDSWRHPDYVGKGWTDEEERFATLVRRMDDCVGDLLQTLRDLQIDDNTLVVFSADNGPHDVHYLSGGHYDASAFDSFGPFEGIKRDCYEGGLRQPTLAWWPKKITAGQTNDTPSQFQDWMATFCDLAQRPTPARSDGVSLVPTLTGNGNQRDGIVYVEFKQNGNTPSYPEFIHHAKDPRGNQQVIFLDGYKGIRNGIRSHADDFQIYDVGKDLKEATNLFLDPNNDRPEYFAELQQRMKDRVLRVRQIEKDDPFDPSSDKTESRPYDAELVPPVTLDVTSGVDVAAYEGLWPWVPEFDELKPLGTKNVVAIDVTNDLSRSKDAGLCYRGFLKVPADGAWTFYVTSDAGTHLRIHESQVIDDDFNHDGSEASGKILLKAGLHPFTLYYRTADDTPALTLQWSGPDTAKQVIPDECLFRAKISTDGARQ, encoded by the coding sequence ATGAAAAACATTTCTGTCTTTTCCGTTTTGGTCATCCTTCTGATTGGATCCTCGAATCTATCGCTGGGGGCTGTGCGAGAAAGCGTGGAGCTCGATTGCGATTGGCGCTTCACTTTTTATGAAATCTATAACGACGCAGAGGCCGAGGGGCCGTTGAAACTCGGACCCGAAGGGCTTGAGGCAGCGGACTACGACGACGACGCATGGCGGACGGTCAACCTTCCTCACGACTGGGCCATCGAAGGGGATTACGCCTCCGATCATCCGACGCGCGACAATGCGGGCTATGTACAGGCGGGCATCGGCTGGTATCGAAAGACGATCGACCTGCCGGCATCCTGGCAAGGGAAGCGACTCTGGCTCGAATTCGACGGTGTCTTTCGCAAGAGCACCGTGTGGGTCAACGGCGTCGAGTTGGGGCATCGACCCTACGGCTGGATTTCTTTTGGGTATGACATCACCGAGGCTGTCGCTGGCCAGGACAAGGCCGTGATCGCGGTGCGCGTCGACAACTCGCAGCAAAACGCCGCACGCTGGTATACGGGCAGCGGCATCTACGCGCCGGTGCGGCTGGCGGTGACCGATCCGGTCCACATTTCGCCGTGGGGGACCTTCGTGCGTGCGGAGGTGGGTTCCGATTCTGCTGTTCTCATGATGGATACAGAAATCGCCAACGCGGGTCCCTCGGACGAGGCCGTTGAAGTGCGCAATTTGATCCTCGATCCCGAGGGACATGAAGTTGCCCGTGACACGGTGAATAGGACGGTCGACGCCGAAACCACCGAATCGATCACGCAGCGGATTCAATTGGCCAAACCGCAACTTTGGTCCTGTCAGAGCCCGACCCTCTACACGGCAATCAGTGAAATCTACCTCGGCCAGCGCTGCATCGACCGCTACGAAACGCGCTTCGGTATCCGAACGGTCAACTGGAGGAACGAATCCGGTTTTTGGCTGAACGGCGAGAACGTCAAGCTGAAGGGTGTGTGCAACCACCAAGACGCGGGACCGCTCGGCGCGGCAGTACCGGACAAAATTCTGCGATTCAGGTTGCAACAACTCAAGAACATGGGATGCAATGCCATTCGGACGTCCCACAATCCGCAAACACCAGCCTTCTACGACTTCTGTGATGAGATGGGGATCCTCGTCATGGATGAAATTTTCGACGGCTGGAAACGCAAAGCTCCCGCCGATTACGGCGCCTATGATTTTGACGAGTGGTGGCGCCGCGACTTGCGCGACTGGATACGCCGTGATCGCAACCATCCGAGCGTCGTCATCTGGAGTGTCGGCAACGAAACCCAACGCAGCGACGTGCCAATGGGCAAGTGGATTGTCGACCTTTGCCACGAGCTCGATCCAACTCGACAGGTCACTTCCGGCGGCAGCGACTCCCGTTCGATGGATGTGCATGGAGAAAACGGGCGATCCGAAGTCTCAACCTTTCCCCGAACGCACGGTGCCAAAATCGATCAGCCATTCGTGGCGACGGAATATCCTCACACCTGGCAGGTGAGGGGCTTCTACAAAACGCAGACTTGGTACCGTGACGGGTATCCGAACCCGAAACAAAAGCCCTCGTTCATCCCGGATTTGACGCTCGACGAAATCTTCTTCTTGGACTGGACCGAAGCGGCGAATAAAACGAACGCGAAGAAGCAAATATTCAATTCGTCCTACGACAACGGCACGGTGCGGATCTCGGCGCGCCAGGCTTGGCAGCAGGTTCGCGATCTACCTTGGTGGAGCGGCCAGTTCCGCTGGACCGGTCACGACTACCTTGGCGAGGCCGGTTATGTGCATGGCGGCTGGCCGTTCAAAGCATTCATGGGTGGTGCCATCGATTTGTGCAACTTCGAGAAAGACCTTTACTATCTCTACCAGAGCCAGTGGACCGACAAACCCATGGTGCATCTGCTGCCCCATTGGACGCACCCCACCATGACGACTGGAACGGAGATTCCGGTTTGGGCCTACAGCAATTGCGACGAGGTGGAGCTGTTTTTGAACGGAGAGTCGCTCGGTCGTGACAAGCCAGGTACCGAGTGGGACGAGATGCAGTGCGAGTGGCTCGTGCCCTGGACACCCGGCCAATTGAAGGCCATCGGCTATCGAGGTGGCAAGGCCGTAGCCGAAGCCGTTCATCGTACCGCAGCAACGCCGGCACGCGTGGCGCTGTCCAGCGATACACCCCAATTGGCAGTCGACGGCAAAGACATTGCCCAGGTTACTGCTGCGCAGCAGGACGCCGAAGGCAGCTTCTATCCCTACGGCGAGAACCGTGTCTACTTTTACCTCGATGGTCCCGCCCGGTTGCGTGCGCTCGGCAGCGGCAGCCCTATCGATGTCGAGCCCCATTACAACGTGAACAGTCGCGTCACCTTCTTCGGACTGGCCAAGGCCTACGTCGAGGCGACGCATGAAGCAGGGCCCATCACGCTCACGGCTGCTGCCATCTGTGGCGAGAAACGGCAGATCACCTCGGATCGTGTCAGCATTGATGTGCAGCAACTGGCTTTGCGGGGAAGTTCCGCTTCCGCGAAGGTTCAAGTTTTCTACACAACCGACGGCACCAAGCCGACACACCAATCGGTTCGGTACGAGCATGCGTTTCCCGTCCCGTTGGGGACGACTGTCAAAGCGGCCGTCTTCGTCGACAACCAGCGCATCCTCGATCTCGAAGAACGTTTTGCCGAGAACGAAGGTTTCGATTGGGGCGGCAAACAAGCGATTGCGGAGTCAAGCGAGAAGTGGGGCGAAGAAGGCGAACAGGCTGAAAAGACGCAACTTTCTGGCGTCACACGCAAGAGCAAACAAGGCTCAGCGTTTCACGGCGACGGCTATGTCGAACTGCCGGGTGAAGGTGCCATCACTTGGTTTATCGAAAACGATGGCGATGCCACCGATTACGATCTCGTCTTTCGCTACACAGGCGAAGACCCCCAGGGCGGTCGTCCCATGCGGCTTGAACTCAATGGAGAAGTCGTCGTCACCAAGATGCTGCTCAAGAACACCGGCAGCTGGAGGAGCCATTGGAAAACGTGGACGACTCGTCAGCGACTTCAGCAGGGTGCCAACGAAATCCGCCTGTCGACGCTCGGTCAAGGCGGAATGAGCATTGACGAAGTTCTCGTCAAACCCGTCGAGCGGGATGTCGATCCCAATCAAGCCGATTCGGACCGAGACGGTACGCCCGACGCAGTGGAAGTAGCCAAGGGATTGGACCCAAACGATCCTACACAAAGGCTCGATCGACCAAATATCATTTTCATTCTGGCAGACGATCTCGGCTATGGCGACCTTGGCGTGCTTTGGCAGAACTCGGTTGCAGGAAGCAAAAAGTTTGCCACGCCGAACTTTGATCGGATGGCGGCCGAGGGACTGATTCTGAACCAGCACTACACGGGGGCGCCCGTCTGTGCGCCAGCGCGAGGAACGTTACTCACGGGCGTGCATCAAGGCCACTGTACCATTCGAAATACAGACTTCGACAACGCCCTGGAACATAACTTCACGCTTGGGAACACACTTCAGCGGGCCGGATATGCAACGGCTCTGATCGGGAAGTACGGCCTGCAAGGCGCAGGCACGTCCCCCGCAACCTGGACGGCTTATCCGACCAAACGCGGGTTTGATTTCTTTCATGGTTACGTGCGGCACGCCGATGGGCACCAGCACTACCCAGCCAATGAATGGCGGTTGGGCAACTCGAAACCACATCGAAGTCCCAAAGAACTGTACGAAAACGACCGTGAGATCTCGGCCGATCTGGACAAGTGCTTCACGCCTGATCTATTCACTGCGCGAGCCAAGAAATGGATCATTGATCATCACGCCGCTAGCGCCGAACAGGCTTTCTTCCTTTACCTTGCGTTCGACACGCCGCACGCCGCACTACAGCTTCCGACCTCCGCTTATCCCGAAGGCGCTGGAACAAAGGGTGGTGTGCAGTGGATGGGTACGCCGGGGCACATGATCAATACGGCCAGTGGAGATGTCGATTCATGGCGTCATCCGGATTATGTGGGCAAGGGATGGACAGATGAGGAAGAGCGTTTTGCCACACTTGTTCGACGCATGGACGACTGTGTCGGCGACCTACTTCAGACGCTTCGCGACCTGCAGATTGACGACAACACGTTGGTGGTTTTCAGTGCCGACAACGGCCCACACGACGTACATTACCTTTCGGGTGGCCACTATGACGCGAGTGCCTTCGACTCGTTTGGCCCGTTCGAGGGAATCAAACGCGATTGTTATGAGGGTGGATTGCGTCAGCCGACGCTCGCCTGGTGGCCGAAGAAGATTACTGCGGGGCAGACCAACGACACTCCTTCACAGTTTCAGGATTGGATGGCAACCTTCTGCGATTTGGCTCAGAGGCCGACGCCGGCTCGAAGTGATGGTGTCTCACTGGTGCCCACTCTAACCGGAAACGGAAACCAACGTGACGGGATCGTGTACGTCGAGTTCAAGCAGAACGGAAACACCCCGAGCTATCCTGAATTCATTCATCACGCCAAGGATCCTCGTGGTAACCAACAAGTCATTTTTCTGGATGGCTACAAGGGCATTCGTAATGGCATCCGTTCGCATGCCGACGACTTCCAGATCTACGATGTCGGCAAGGACCTCAAAGAAGCAACCAATCTCTTTCTCGATCCGAACAACGATCGGCCAGAATACTTCGCCGAGCTACAACAGCGGATGAAAGACCGTGTGCTTCGGGTTCGTCAGATTGAAAAGGACGATCCATTCGATCCAAGTTCGGACAAAACAGAGTCTCGCCCCTATGACGCGGAACTTGTCCCCCCGGTCACTCTTGATGTGACATCCGGTGTCGACGTTGC
- a CDS encoding glycosyltransferase family 4 protein codes for MLAPIAWRTPPRTYGPWELVTSMLTEALVERGVDVTLFATLDSITSATLDGVVPAPYGDDASIDAKVWEFRHLAHLFEQAGQFDLIHNQADFPAHAFARLTDTPIVTTIHGFSSDRILPMYVEYQEVVHYVAISDADRHPDLRYAATIHHGIPIDDFPFHPVGSDDLLFFGRIHPDKGAAEAIVAARASGRHLHMYGIVQDTDYYEQEVQPSDDGVSVTYHGAVGGTQRLHALGAARALLHLINFEEPFGLSVIEAMACGTPVIASRRGSMPELIEHGVTGFLVDSLDEAHQAIERINEIDRRSVRRAVADRFTIDRMADAYLTLYRRILGV; via the coding sequence ATGCTTGCCCCGATCGCGTGGCGCACGCCGCCGAGAACCTACGGCCCTTGGGAACTCGTCACCAGTATGCTGACCGAGGCGCTCGTCGAGCGCGGGGTCGATGTGACGCTTTTCGCCACGCTTGACAGCATCACGTCCGCAACGCTCGATGGCGTCGTTCCAGCGCCTTATGGGGACGATGCATCGATCGACGCGAAGGTCTGGGAATTCCGCCATCTAGCCCACCTCTTCGAGCAAGCCGGCCAGTTCGATCTGATTCACAATCAGGCGGACTTCCCTGCCCACGCTTTCGCGCGTTTGACCGACACGCCGATCGTGACGACGATCCACGGCTTCTCGTCCGATCGCATCCTGCCGATGTATGTGGAATACCAGGAAGTGGTTCATTATGTCGCCATTTCGGACGCCGATCGTCATCCGGATCTGCGCTACGCTGCGACGATTCATCATGGCATTCCGATCGACGATTTTCCGTTCCATCCGGTCGGCAGTGATGATCTGCTTTTCTTCGGACGCATCCACCCCGACAAGGGCGCTGCGGAGGCGATCGTCGCCGCTCGAGCAAGCGGGCGCCATCTCCACATGTACGGCATCGTGCAGGACACCGACTATTATGAACAGGAGGTCCAGCCATCCGATGACGGCGTGTCGGTCACGTATCATGGGGCAGTCGGTGGGACGCAGCGGCTACACGCCCTTGGCGCTGCACGGGCGCTTTTGCACCTGATCAATTTCGAAGAGCCCTTTGGGCTGTCGGTGATCGAAGCGATGGCTTGTGGCACACCCGTTATCGCCTCGCGGCGCGGATCGATGCCTGAGCTGATTGAGCATGGTGTCACTGGCTTTCTGGTCGACAGCCTTGACGAAGCACATCAGGCAATCGAGCGTATCAACGAGATCGACCGCCGCAGCGTCCGCCGCGCCGTCGCGGATCGATTTACCATCGATCGGATGGCGGACGCCTATCTGACGCTGTATCGGCGCATCCTCGGCGTTTAG
- a CDS encoding alpha-amylase family glycosyl hydrolase: MIYQIYPRSFQDSDADGVGDLAGIELRLDYLAGLGIDAIWLSPIYPSPMADFGYDVADFCGIDAMFGDLAGFDRLLAAVHNRGLRLLLDFVPNHSSDQHPWFVESRGSRDNPKRDWYIWRDPAPDGGPPNNWISDFGGSSWEWDETTGQYYLHAFLASQPDLNWRKPELREAMVTVLRFWLDRGVDGFRIDVLWHIIKAEGLPDNPINTHWTPDCTQRDRLVQVYSTDQPEAHAISAEFRALADRYGDRVLIGEICLPNDRHARWYGTPDRLQVHLPFNFQLIENAWDAASLRRMIAAYEASLPAFGWPNWVIGSHDAPRIAARIGETQARVAAMLLLTLRGTPTMYQGDEIGIGEVKISPDRVRDPQDLRQPGLGIGRDRSRTPIPWNASAYAGFSTVEPWLPLNEDWRERNFEIQDRDSNSLLSLYRSLLALRRSHDALAIGDFKLVDAAEDVLAYQRRHAGECLLIALNLSDAMRTLMLPTDTCVEEVLASTLPPSTWALRPLDAALAPNEGLLLRLKEKH, translated from the coding sequence GTGATCTATCAGATCTACCCCCGCTCGTTTCAGGATAGCGATGCGGATGGCGTGGGTGACCTTGCCGGAATCGAGTTGCGGCTTGATTATCTCGCTGGGCTTGGCATCGATGCGATCTGGTTGTCACCGATTTATCCCTCCCCCATGGCGGATTTTGGATACGACGTTGCTGACTTTTGCGGCATCGATGCAATGTTCGGCGATCTCGCCGGTTTCGACCGATTGCTTGCGGCGGTCCACAATCGCGGCCTCAGGCTTCTGCTCGATTTTGTTCCCAATCATTCGTCAGACCAACATCCATGGTTCGTCGAAAGTCGGGGGTCGCGTGACAACCCGAAACGTGATTGGTATATCTGGCGCGATCCGGCGCCGGATGGAGGACCACCGAACAACTGGATTAGCGACTTCGGTGGCTCGTCCTGGGAGTGGGACGAGACGACAGGCCAATACTACCTTCATGCTTTCCTCGCGTCGCAACCCGATCTGAACTGGCGAAAACCGGAGCTGCGTGAAGCGATGGTGACGGTGCTGCGATTTTGGTTGGACCGCGGCGTCGATGGATTCCGGATTGACGTGCTCTGGCACATTATCAAGGCCGAAGGGCTGCCCGACAATCCGATCAACACGCACTGGACGCCCGATTGCACGCAGCGCGACCGGCTGGTCCAGGTCTATTCGACCGACCAGCCGGAAGCGCATGCGATCTCTGCGGAGTTCCGCGCGCTAGCCGACCGCTATGGCGACCGTGTCCTGATCGGCGAGATCTGTTTACCCAACGATCGCCATGCGCGATGGTACGGCACACCGGATCGTCTTCAAGTCCATCTGCCTTTCAATTTCCAGCTCATCGAAAACGCCTGGGACGCAGCCTCGCTCAGAAGGATGATTGCCGCCTACGAGGCGTCGCTGCCAGCATTCGGTTGGCCAAACTGGGTGATCGGCAGCCATGATGCACCGCGGATCGCTGCTCGGATCGGTGAGACGCAGGCACGCGTTGCCGCAATGCTTCTGCTGACGCTTCGCGGCACGCCAACGATGTACCAGGGCGACGAAATCGGCATTGGCGAGGTGAAGATCTCGCCCGATCGGGTGCGAGACCCACAGGATCTTCGTCAGCCCGGTCTGGGGATCGGTCGTGATCGTTCGCGCACGCCGATACCTTGGAATGCTTCGGCCTATGCGGGGTTCAGCACGGTCGAACCGTGGCTTCCACTCAACGAGGACTGGCGGGAGCGCAACTTCGAGATACAAGATCGGGATTCCAACTCACTGTTGTCTCTCTACCGATCTCTGCTCGCACTGCGACGATCACACGACGCACTCGCAATCGGCGACTTCAAGCTCGTCGACGCAGCGGAGGACGTACTCGCCTACCAGCGGCGGCATGCCGGCGAGTGCCTGCTGATCGCGCTGAACCTTAGCGACGCCATGCGGACCCTGATGTTGCCGACCGATACTTGTGTCGAAGAGGTTCTTGCATCGACCTTGCCACCATCGACCTGGGCGCTTCGTCCGCTGGACGCTGCGCTCGCCCCTAACGAAGGTCTCCTACTGCGACTGAAAGAGAAACACTAA
- a CDS encoding glycoside hydrolase family 2 protein, whose translation MHHRPTLKVMFVEDGIQISTDNFARQVTLEVPGGSGTVFEDNYFDLVPGTSRTIRLIHATKGNTVRVSAVSAEPVEVEIP comes from the coding sequence GTGCATCACCGACCCACGCTCAAGGTGATGTTTGTGGAGGACGGGATTCAGATCAGCACGGACAACTTTGCTCGACAGGTGACCCTGGAGGTTCCGGGTGGGTCTGGCACGGTGTTCGAGGACAATTACTTTGACCTGGTACCCGGGACCAGTCGCACGATCAGACTGATTCACGCGACGAAAGGCAACACGGTTCGCGTGAGCGCCGTGTCGGCGGAACCGGTGGAGGTAGAAATCCCATAA
- a CDS encoding BNR-4 repeat-containing protein, protein MIHINRFLVPLFWCLLFTAQATSVLDAEGFDDDTMDVAIGGCGGVYLLASPGELVIDVYKRDRNRGGRTTELRAILVGPDRQVLQEAVIPDDEKPAGHGWGEAQHVRFTTTVSRKGIFALNITVSQDRYGSEMAWGFQTNCKKYMVETSRGHRDERRQEPIVLLNPSRAGDVCFVPREGKFDMEISGLSNTAGELSVFDGNDELIQTLAVDSQGKTTHSFPAQTHRDALPWRLHLPSYQATIQIDGVTRWDSTDPYVNLPCWTPDPTSYFSLLPYRWLLTPYRTTIHAPPGEQRQTRFRLHNNGSSPTTIELNLEFDDQNWPVELSSQQVQLAPRQAAEVTATYCVPTDGEAKVCHIRATPTDCPELSTYSTLRVTAEPPLASQPLEMPIVLKPYQHENELYGYQRDYPSENQMYFDVENRPCLQQDGEIATLGDEHWTQSDLSSAIEYCDPQLKGQSIKAASTKIAFDSSNGMYVLARAGGQAVLLHSVNRGRTFSAYAIPGPEKQASVLDMEQFSGHNVSDQPPAIVRFTRTATDSKLKWRRLNDLELILPKKNNGRITFDHSVLISKSCIGLSSHSGIPSSVVSRGDKVHVAWGQATDPAEQVPGVPAYVVTFDRRTGQLGKPALVGYGPPANDVHNSPSITMDSRGTLHVLCGTHGQPFPYSRSLATNDASLGWTDPVTVGDGRQTYVGLVCGADDTLHLVFRMWRQGEQPHPASHHATLAYQRKPPGQPWEAPRVLIVAPFSEYSIFYHRLTIDRKGRLFLSYDYWSTYWFYRTDHQGDRRAVIMSPNRGTTWKLVETSDL, encoded by the coding sequence ATGATTCATATCAATCGTTTTTTGGTGCCATTGTTTTGGTGCTTGTTGTTCACTGCACAGGCTACATCGGTGTTAGACGCCGAGGGGTTCGACGATGACACGATGGATGTGGCGATCGGTGGATGTGGCGGCGTCTATCTGCTGGCTTCGCCTGGTGAACTGGTGATCGATGTCTACAAACGAGATCGAAATCGCGGAGGCCGCACGACGGAACTACGGGCGATTCTTGTTGGCCCCGATCGCCAAGTTTTACAAGAAGCCGTGATTCCTGACGACGAAAAACCCGCAGGTCATGGATGGGGGGAAGCTCAGCATGTGCGATTCACAACAACGGTGTCTCGAAAAGGGATCTTTGCACTGAATATCACGGTGTCGCAAGATCGTTATGGCAGTGAGATGGCGTGGGGTTTCCAAACGAACTGCAAGAAATACATGGTCGAGACCTCTCGGGGGCATCGAGACGAGCGACGCCAGGAACCGATCGTGTTATTGAATCCAAGTCGAGCTGGTGATGTCTGTTTCGTGCCGCGAGAAGGCAAGTTTGACATGGAGATCAGCGGTTTGTCGAACACCGCTGGTGAACTCTCGGTATTCGATGGCAACGACGAATTGATCCAGACGCTTGCGGTCGATTCGCAAGGCAAGACGACGCATTCCTTTCCAGCCCAGACACATCGCGACGCACTTCCGTGGCGACTGCATTTACCATCCTACCAAGCCACGATTCAGATTGACGGTGTGACCCGTTGGGATTCAACTGATCCCTACGTGAATCTACCGTGCTGGACTCCTGACCCCACGTCCTACTTTTCCTTGTTGCCTTACCGGTGGCTTTTGACGCCTTACCGTACAACGATACACGCTCCGCCGGGCGAACAACGCCAAACGCGATTTCGGCTTCACAACAACGGATCTTCACCGACAACCATCGAACTGAATCTTGAGTTTGACGATCAGAATTGGCCGGTAGAGCTATCCTCACAACAAGTGCAACTGGCTCCGAGACAAGCGGCGGAAGTCACGGCCACCTACTGCGTTCCCACCGATGGAGAAGCAAAGGTTTGTCACATTCGAGCAACGCCAACCGACTGCCCCGAGCTTTCGACCTACTCGACACTGAGGGTCACAGCGGAGCCACCGCTGGCATCCCAACCACTTGAGATGCCCATCGTGCTGAAGCCTTACCAGCATGAAAACGAGTTGTATGGATATCAGCGAGACTATCCTTCGGAAAACCAAATGTACTTTGATGTTGAGAACCGACCTTGTCTGCAACAGGACGGCGAGATTGCCACGCTGGGCGATGAGCATTGGACCCAGTCGGATCTGTCGTCTGCAATCGAGTACTGCGATCCGCAATTGAAGGGTCAATCGATCAAAGCGGCGTCGACAAAAATCGCTTTCGATTCGAGCAACGGCATGTACGTATTGGCCAGGGCAGGGGGACAGGCCGTTCTGCTGCACTCGGTCAACCGTGGCCGCACGTTTTCTGCTTACGCGATTCCTGGCCCAGAGAAACAAGCGAGTGTGTTGGACATGGAGCAGTTTTCTGGGCACAACGTGTCGGACCAACCCCCAGCGATTGTTCGTTTCACTCGGACGGCAACTGATTCGAAATTGAAATGGCGACGGCTCAATGACCTGGAGTTGATTCTTCCCAAAAAGAATAACGGCCGAATCACGTTTGATCACTCGGTTCTCATTTCAAAGTCCTGCATCGGATTGTCTTCGCACTCCGGAATTCCATCGTCGGTTGTCTCTCGAGGCGACAAAGTCCATGTCGCTTGGGGTCAGGCTACCGATCCTGCGGAGCAAGTGCCGGGCGTCCCCGCGTACGTCGTGACCTTTGATCGCCGGACGGGGCAACTCGGGAAACCTGCACTCGTTGGCTATGGCCCGCCAGCGAACGATGTTCACAATTCACCCAGCATTACGATGGACAGCCGAGGAACCTTGCACGTCCTCTGTGGAACGCATGGACAGCCCTTTCCCTACTCACGTTCCTTGGCCACGAACGACGCTAGCTTGGGCTGGACCGACCCCGTGACCGTCGGTGACGGGCGACAAACCTACGTGGGCTTGGTCTGCGGCGCCGACGACACCTTGCATCTTGTCTTTCGGATGTGGAGACAGGGTGAGCAACCGCATCCAGCTAGCCATCATGCAACCCTTGCCTATCAACGAAAACCTCCCGGCCAACCCTGGGAAGCGCCTCGCGTTTTGATCGTCGCCCCGTTTTCGGAATACAGCATCTTCTATCATCGTTTGACAATCGATCGAAAAGGCCGATTGTTCCTTTCCTACGACTACTGGTCAACGTATTGGTTTTACCGCACCGACCATCAAGGCGACCGACGAGCGGTGATCATGTCGCCCAACCGCGGCACAACATGGAAACTGGTCGAAACGAGTGACCTGTAA
- a CDS encoding exodeoxyribonuclease III, translating into MGMLAATTLNDPKTEERADMRLVSWNVNGIRASMDKGFRDFVESNPPDVLCLQETKAERSQVDLRWADELGYHQIWNGAEKKGYSGTSIWSTVKPSKATLGMGIEQHDREGRVITATFGDFHLVNVYTPNAQRGLKRLDYRQQWDADFLAYVKKLNRRKPVIFCGDVNCAHQEIDLANPKSNRKNAGFSDEERAGLDLVVEAGFLDSFRQFEKGPGHYSWWTYRSDARARNIGWRLDYFWVAKKLWGRVQGARIYSEILGSDHCPVELTLSSPKA; encoded by the coding sequence ATGGGTATGCTCGCAGCCACAACACTCAACGACCCCAAAACGGAGGAACGTGCCGACATGCGATTGGTATCATGGAACGTCAATGGCATCCGCGCCTCGATGGACAAAGGGTTTCGTGACTTTGTCGAAAGCAATCCACCCGATGTGCTCTGTTTGCAAGAAACCAAAGCTGAGCGCAGCCAAGTGGATCTCAGATGGGCTGACGAACTTGGCTATCACCAGATATGGAACGGTGCCGAGAAGAAGGGATACAGCGGGACTTCGATTTGGAGCACAGTGAAACCGAGCAAAGCCACGCTCGGCATGGGAATCGAGCAACATGATCGAGAAGGCCGGGTGATTACGGCGACGTTTGGCGACTTCCATCTCGTCAATGTTTACACGCCCAACGCACAGCGTGGATTGAAGCGATTGGATTACCGGCAGCAATGGGATGCCGACTTCCTCGCCTACGTGAAAAAACTGAACCGGCGGAAGCCCGTCATCTTCTGTGGCGACGTCAATTGCGCCCACCAAGAGATTGACCTCGCCAACCCAAAATCCAATCGCAAGAACGCTGGATTCAGCGACGAAGAGCGAGCTGGTTTAGATCTAGTCGTCGAAGCTGGTTTTCTCGACTCCTTCCGGCAGTTCGAAAAGGGTCCAGGCCACTACAGTTGGTGGACCTACCGCAGCGACGCGCGAGCTCGGAACATTGGCTGGCGTTTGGACTACTTTTGGGTCGCCAAGAAATTATGGGGCCGCGTTCAGGGAGCTCGAATTTACAGTGAAATCCTTGGTTCTGATCACTGCCCCGTCGAGCTGACACTTTCGTCGCCTAAGGCATGA